Proteins from one Lachnospiraceae bacterium KGMB03038 genomic window:
- the glf gene encoding UDP-galactopyranose mutase: protein MFDYLIVGSGLFGAVFAYEAKKAGKKCLVVEKRGHIGGNIYTREVEGIQVHQYGAHIFHTSNKRVWEYMQNFAEFNRYTNSPVAYYKGEIYNMPFNMNTFNKMWGVVTPKEAKAKIEEQIRMYGVETPKNLEEQAINLVGKDIYEKLVKGYTEKQWGRRATELPPEIIKRLPVRLIYDNNYFNDLYQGIPIGGYTKIIEKMLDGIEVRLNTDYLENKAELDSLCEKVVYTGPVDAYFDYKFGELEYRSVRFETEILDEDNYQGNAVVNYTEHEVPYTRIIEHKHFEFGTQEKTVISREYSAAWKKGDEPYYPVNDAKNNLLYQKYEKETAKEKNVIFGGRLGKYKYYDMHHVVAEALECVEKELK, encoded by the coding sequence ATGTTTGATTATTTGATCGTAGGATCGGGATTGTTTGGCGCTGTGTTTGCTTATGAGGCAAAGAAGGCAGGGAAAAAATGTCTGGTGGTAGAGAAGCGGGGCCATATCGGAGGAAATATCTACACAAGAGAGGTCGAAGGAATCCAGGTGCATCAATACGGCGCCCATATTTTCCATACCAGCAATAAGCGGGTATGGGAGTATATGCAGAATTTTGCGGAATTTAACCGTTATACCAACAGCCCGGTGGCATATTATAAAGGGGAGATCTATAATATGCCGTTTAATATGAATACATTTAATAAAATGTGGGGGGTTGTCACGCCAAAAGAAGCGAAAGCGAAGATAGAAGAACAGATTCGGATGTATGGAGTGGAGACGCCAAAGAACTTGGAAGAGCAGGCGATCAATCTGGTAGGAAAAGATATTTATGAAAAATTAGTAAAAGGTTATACGGAGAAACAGTGGGGACGCAGAGCGACGGAACTTCCGCCGGAGATTATAAAAAGACTGCCGGTCCGTTTGATCTATGACAACAATTATTTTAACGATCTGTACCAGGGAATTCCGATCGGAGGATATACGAAGATCATTGAAAAAATGCTGGACGGCATTGAGGTAAGACTGAATACGGATTATCTTGAAAACAAAGCGGAATTGGACAGCCTGTGTGAGAAAGTGGTATATACCGGTCCGGTGGACGCCTATTTTGATTATAAATTTGGCGAGCTGGAATACCGGTCGGTAAGGTTTGAGACGGAAATTCTGGATGAAGACAATTATCAGGGCAATGCGGTCGTGAATTATACAGAACATGAAGTCCCTTACACACGTATCATAGAACATAAGCATTTTGAGTTTGGAACCCAGGAAAAGACGGTAATCTCCAGAGAGTATTCCGCGGCCTGGAAAAAGGGCGATGAGCCTTATTATCCGGTAAATGACGCGAAAAACAACCTGCTTTATCAGAAATACGAGAAAGAGACTGCCAAAGAAAAGAATGTGATCTTCGGCGGAAGATTAGGGAAATATAAGTACTATGACATGCATCATGTAGTGGCGGAAGCATTGGAGTGCGTCGAAAAAGAGCTGAAATAA
- a CDS encoding LytR family transcriptional regulator: MAKKKKQLKSVQAAKMRKKRRNRRRKRAILLAFEVIILVMLLGTAYVMAKYDKFQTVAIDTEDIEINEGAEKEGYTTIALFGGDSRDGQLEEGTHADTMIIVSIDNQTKEIRMASIYRDTLLQQMDQKYNKANYAYFHGGPKEAINMLNKNLDLDIEDYVTVDFKALVDTIDLLGGIDIEIKEEEVDEINEYMWETAEVAGTEQDLISHAGEQHLDGTQAVTYARIRSTAGGDYTRTERQRLVVEKLFERVIHTNLGTINEIIDTVFPQVSTSFGLNEIIGLAAGMTEYELGDSTGFPFDKTDGITYEKAGSVVVPVGLKENVEQLHEFLYPKETKTGVSDTIEQISNDISYLTGVVRTADYDQTEEEGTEETEDGETDTSDTPVITEKSEEGSE; this comes from the coding sequence ATGGCGAAAAAAAAGAAGCAGCTAAAATCCGTGCAGGCGGCAAAAATGAGGAAAAAGCGAAGAAACAGAAGGCGGAAAAGAGCTATTCTTCTTGCTTTTGAAGTCATTATTTTGGTAATGCTGCTGGGAACAGCATATGTGATGGCTAAATACGATAAATTCCAAACGGTGGCGATAGACACAGAAGATATCGAGATCAACGAAGGGGCAGAGAAAGAGGGATATACAACGATCGCCCTGTTTGGAGGAGACTCCAGAGACGGACAGCTGGAAGAAGGAACCCATGCGGATACTATGATCATTGTATCGATTGATAACCAGACAAAAGAGATACGGATGGCATCCATTTACCGGGATACGCTTTTGCAGCAGATGGATCAAAAATATAATAAAGCGAATTATGCGTACTTTCACGGCGGTCCTAAGGAAGCGATCAATATGCTGAATAAAAATCTGGATCTGGATATTGAAGATTATGTGACCGTTGATTTTAAAGCTCTTGTCGATACCATCGATCTGCTGGGCGGAATAGATATTGAGATCAAAGAAGAAGAAGTAGATGAGATCAATGAATATATGTGGGAAACCGCTGAGGTGGCAGGTACAGAACAGGATCTTATCAGTCATGCGGGAGAACAGCATCTGGACGGTACGCAAGCTGTAACTTACGCCAGAATACGTTCCACGGCGGGAGGCGATTACACCAGGACGGAAAGACAGCGTCTGGTGGTCGAGAAGCTGTTTGAAAGGGTCATCCATACAAATCTGGGAACGATCAACGAGATCATTGACACGGTATTCCCGCAGGTGTCTACCAGCTTTGGATTGAATGAGATCATAGGGCTGGCCGCCGGCATGACGGAGTATGAGCTTGGAGACAGTACAGGATTTCCTTTTGATAAAACAGACGGAATTACATACGAAAAGGCAGGCAGTGTAGTGGTTCCGGTCGGGCTGAAGGAAAATGTAGAGCAGCTGCATGAATTTTTGTATCCGAAAGAGACGAAAACGGGAGTCTCTGATACAATCGAGCAGATTTCGAATGATATCTCTTATTTGACAGGTGTGGTCCGTACAGCTGATTATGATCAGACGGAAGAGGAAGGGACAGAAGAGACAGAGGATGGGGAGACGGATACCTCCGATACGCCGGTTATTACAGAGAAGTCTGAAGAAGGATCGGAGTAA
- a CDS encoding glycosyltransferase family 4 protein — MKRICLVDFDMAVTGGVECVTASLANAFCEDHAVYIFEINHTGPCAYTLDKRVRFTEGVQGENRLRGMIKSCVPAFIRFVKKEKIDVILLMGNYPALVVSFARFFTKAKYVYCDHGGLMNQWRQKDITAIRFWDAFCAHKVVVLTDKTQKDYVEKFHLKPEKVQRIYNWVEDEIISQRQEYRPQSRKILSVGRFGKEKGYDLLVKVAEEILPKYPQWSWDIYGTGETFDEISEKIQEAGLENQVCLKGNVKNAYQLYPEYAFLVLTSYREGLPIVLLEALALGIPMVSFDIETGPNEIIEDGKNGFLIPPYDLQVMGKRIEELIQNEELRRTFAQYGGRREKFSKKEILKEWIKVIEE, encoded by the coding sequence ATGAAACGAATTTGTCTGGTAGATTTTGATATGGCAGTTACCGGCGGCGTAGAGTGTGTGACCGCATCCCTGGCGAATGCTTTTTGTGAAGATCATGCCGTATACATTTTTGAAATCAATCACACCGGACCCTGTGCGTACACATTGGATAAGAGGGTTCGTTTTACGGAAGGGGTACAAGGGGAAAACAGGCTTAGGGGAATGATAAAGAGCTGTGTGCCTGCCTTTATCCGCTTTGTGAAGAAAGAAAAAATAGATGTGATCCTTCTGATGGGAAATTACCCTGCGCTGGTGGTTTCTTTTGCCCGTTTTTTTACGAAAGCAAAGTATGTTTACTGTGACCATGGAGGATTGATGAATCAATGGCGCCAGAAGGATATAACGGCGATACGGTTCTGGGATGCGTTTTGCGCTCATAAAGTCGTGGTTTTGACTGATAAGACTCAGAAGGATTATGTGGAGAAATTTCATCTGAAGCCTGAGAAAGTACAGAGGATCTATAACTGGGTGGAAGACGAAATCATCAGTCAAAGGCAAGAATATCGTCCGCAGAGCCGCAAAATCTTGTCGGTAGGACGATTTGGAAAAGAAAAGGGATATGACTTGCTGGTGAAGGTGGCGGAAGAAATACTCCCTAAATATCCTCAGTGGAGCTGGGATATCTATGGAACGGGAGAGACGTTTGATGAGATTTCGGAAAAAATTCAAGAGGCAGGTTTGGAAAATCAGGTTTGTCTGAAAGGGAATGTAAAAAATGCCTATCAACTGTATCCGGAATATGCGTTTCTCGTCCTGACTTCTTACCGTGAAGGCTTGCCCATCGTGCTGCTGGAGGCTCTTGCTCTGGGGATACCAATGGTTAGTTTTGATATCGAGACGGGGCCAAATGAGATCATCGAAGATGGGAAAAACGGATTCTTGATTCCACCCTATGATCTGCAGGTTATGGGGAAACGGATTGAGGAATTGATCCAGAATGAAGAACTGCGGAGAACATTTGCCCAGTATGGGGGGCGGAGAGAAAAATTCAGTAAGAAAGAGATTCTGAAAGAATGGATAAAGGTGATAGAAGAATAG